A genomic stretch from Ureibacillus composti includes:
- a CDS encoding DUF3916 domain-containing protein has product MNRWNFKNDYKKKVRGLKRRKEELINYISDITEHMPNPSESGLGYWHLHLPFAQSYIYSSKLPNKFRREIMQILIDRVSYLKSIKSKGQAEYRIYALVSLPNLFDSQLVVYPHNSWFDGFFERDSEEQKWLPLDKSRNLIQEWELNCPSDIQIKGFKEIISEEDYYSEGENWFIGELN; this is encoded by the coding sequence TTGAATAGATGGAACTTTAAAAATGATTATAAGAAGAAAGTTAGAGGGCTAAAAAGGAGAAAAGAGGAACTAATAAATTATATTTCTGATATTACCGAACACATGCCGAATCCTAGTGAATCTGGATTAGGTTATTGGCATCTACATTTGCCATTTGCCCAATCGTACATATATTCAAGCAAACTTCCAAACAAATTCAGACGAGAAATAATGCAAATCTTAATTGATCGAGTTAGCTATTTAAAAAGTATAAAGTCAAAAGGACAAGCTGAATATAGAATTTACGCATTAGTTAGTCTTCCTAATTTATTCGACTCACAGCTTGTAGTATATCCTCATAATAGTTGGTTTGATGGATTTTTTGAAAGGGATAGTGAAGAACAAAAATGGCTACCCCTAGATAAATCAAGAAATCTCATTCAAGAGTGGGAACTTAATTGCCCTTCTGATATACAGATAAAAGGTTTTAAAGAAATAATCTCTGAAGAGGATTACTATTCAGAAGGAGAAAATTGGTTTATAGGTGAGTTAAACTGA
- a CDS encoding DUF3888 domain-containing protein encodes MVKKYLALLGFVFIVFIPTQIVKSETNSEAEEMYVTTEDIILDIIFPTIDKRVIKEYGGDNFFDWQLKRIIGISYNDNHSYDVTVRIEIPPKKLNVNVKEDLVKVRISPSCDSDKINKQKCNHGFNIEILEYKHLSK; translated from the coding sequence ATGGTTAAGAAATACTTGGCCTTACTAGGATTTGTATTTATAGTTTTTATTCCTACGCAAATTGTTAAATCAGAAACTAATTCAGAGGCAGAAGAGATGTATGTTACAACAGAGGACATTATCTTGGACATCATATTCCCAACTATTGATAAAAGAGTAATCAAAGAGTACGGTGGAGATAATTTTTTTGACTGGCAATTGAAAAGGATTATTGGTATTAGTTACAATGACAATCATTCCTATGATGTTACTGTAAGAATTGAGATTCCTCCAAAAAAGCTAAATGTTAATGTTAAAGAAGATTTGGTTAAGGTTAGAATATCCCCCTCTTGTGATAGTGACAAAATTAATAAGCAGAAATGTAATCATGGGTTCAATATTGAAATATTGGAGTACAAACATTTATCTAAATAA
- a CDS encoding DUF5412 family protein: MNKRKVIIITILSPIVIIVSLFLILNSYISVDLKELNGKGELEESFISPNGQYQANSYIINEGGATVAFQNRVSVTSITDENKEFDDETIYWLYRAEDLIIEWQDNNTIVISNETNGDKIIDINDPTTYFNYKDDL, from the coding sequence ATGAATAAGCGAAAAGTTATAATAATAACAATATTATCACCAATAGTTATAATAGTTTCTCTGTTTCTGATATTGAATTCATATATAAGTGTTGACCTGAAAGAGCTAAATGGTAAAGGGGAGTTAGAAGAATCATTTATTTCGCCTAATGGTCAATATCAAGCTAATTCTTATATTATAAACGAAGGGGGCGCAACGGTAGCCTTTCAGAATAGAGTTTCTGTCACTTCTATTACTGATGAAAATAAAGAATTTGATGATGAAACGATTTATTGGTTGTATCGAGCAGAAGATTTAATTATTGAATGGCAAGATAATAATACAATCGTTATAAGTAATGAAACAAACGGTGATAAAATTATCGATATAAATGACCCAACCACCTATTTTAATTATAAAGATGATTTATGA
- the tnpA gene encoding IS200/IS605 family transposase, translating into MDNKSLAHTTWNCKYHIVFAPKYRRQIIYAQIKVDIGRILRQLCERKGVEIIEATACPDHIHMLVSIPPKLSVSAFVGYLKGKSSLMIFDRHANLKYRYGNRKFWCRGYYVDTVGRNRKVIQEYIKNQLQEDILEDQMTMKEFIDPFTGEEIKKKRK; encoded by the coding sequence TTGGATAATAAAAGTTTAGCACATACAACATGGAATTGTAAGTATCACATTGTTTTCGCGCCAAAATACAGAAGACAGATTATTTATGCTCAAATCAAAGTAGATATAGGGAGAATATTGCGTCAACTATGTGAAAGAAAAGGAGTAGAAATTATAGAAGCAACAGCATGTCCGGATCATATACATATGCTTGTAAGTATTCCACCGAAGTTAAGTGTTTCGGCATTTGTAGGGTATTTAAAAGGAAAAAGTAGTTTGATGATTTTTGATCGACATGCCAATTTAAAATATCGGTATGGAAACAGAAAATTTTGGTGTAGAGGTTACTATGTAGATACAGTAGGTCGAAATCGGAAAGTAATCCAAGAATATATCAAAAACCAATTACAAGAAGATATCCTGGAGGATCAGATGACAATGAAAGAATTCATCGACCCATTCACAGGAGAAGAAATAAAGAAAAAGAGAAAATAA
- a CDS encoding DUF2750 domain-containing protein yields MNPKEFESVIHQSPNIRYEYFIKKVADFEEVWGLYNDGWATSEDDEGNMLIPFFPKKEFAEYYAINEWNVFKATSIDLDEFIEEWLEGMYKDGIKPSIFPTHEDSALVEISVLLRDLRNELEKY; encoded by the coding sequence ATGAACCCAAAAGAATTTGAATCAGTTATTCATCAATCACCTAATATTAGATATGAATATTTTATTAAGAAGGTTGCAGACTTTGAAGAAGTTTGGGGATTATATAACGATGGATGGGCAACTTCAGAGGATGATGAAGGGAATATGTTGATTCCTTTTTTCCCTAAAAAAGAATTTGCAGAATACTATGCGATTAATGAGTGGAATGTTTTTAAAGCGACTTCCATTGATTTAGATGAATTTATTGAAGAATGGCTTGAAGGTATGTATAAAGATGGAATCAAGCCATCTATATTTCCTACTCATGAAGATTCGGCATTGGTTGAGATATCTGTTCTCTTGAGAGACTTAAGGAATGAATTAGAAAAGTATTGA
- a CDS encoding TnsD family Tn7-like transposition protein, with product MLPFFTDPYPDELIYSAISRFHFYSGNTSFVETLEELFQSRSLVPSIEFGSHFSTLVQNLGSNYSVESLLAQNTIYPYFAPFITIERQKKLFEDVSTNGQGIHGRLGISGGKISRKQGLFYCSKCANNDINIFGEPYVHREHQLQGIDYCPHHELTLKIYPVDYREFSRHGYIRFDKRIMDLSDKQQTVSYEFREVQVKLAKMAYRLLQIPINQFSIEKVFQKYRTLLRENNWIMSNTRLKREELFRAFISKFPPGFLEKYESPVKVEGQNQWLQIMLTNYLRNSVHPFRHLLLLYFFDQDIDSFLEIKEDDGPFGSGPWPCLNKAAKHYKALVISEVKLIRNNKKDVPVGKFSCSCGFEYTRIGPDNSEEDKWRKSRITAYGNVWGEKFKELVNMNISRKEIASELDVSLRTVYKLIELQITSPELTEKYRAELLEWRERFPNANRKQFQTELKKTFTYLYNHDKEWLDAKFPSKRDTLHTPRNPDITLKNNTENRIEYYRSLLIEAIREYPDVTRTELWRKFQRACTYLSKNDKEWFDANLPRKLQTTTITNATDWELRDQEYYQKIKEVYPELMALEKPVRITGTLFSKRLNIFNLSVKSYVEKLPKTNELLNEITETVQEFRIRRCCIVIDQMLEEHNYVTWEKLRESCAIESKNFKKIKPYLEEYISKKQKKN from the coding sequence ATGCTTCCGTTTTTTACAGATCCTTACCCTGATGAATTGATCTATTCTGCTATCAGCCGATTTCATTTTTATAGTGGTAATACAAGTTTTGTAGAAACATTAGAGGAATTATTCCAAAGTCGAAGTCTTGTACCGAGTATAGAGTTTGGGAGTCATTTCTCTACATTGGTGCAAAATTTGGGAAGTAACTATTCAGTTGAGAGCTTATTAGCTCAAAATACCATATATCCGTATTTCGCTCCATTTATTACAATTGAGCGTCAAAAGAAATTGTTTGAAGATGTCAGTACAAATGGACAAGGTATACATGGAAGATTGGGAATTTCAGGTGGTAAAATTAGTAGAAAACAAGGATTATTTTATTGTTCAAAGTGCGCTAACAACGATATTAATATTTTTGGTGAACCATATGTACACCGTGAGCATCAGCTTCAAGGTATTGACTATTGTCCACACCATGAATTGACACTGAAAATATATCCTGTTGATTACAGAGAATTTAGCAGACATGGGTATATAAGATTTGATAAAAGAATAATGGACTTATCAGACAAACAGCAAACGGTATCCTATGAATTCAGAGAGGTCCAAGTTAAGCTAGCTAAAATGGCTTATCGATTACTGCAAATACCAATCAACCAATTTAGCATCGAAAAAGTCTTTCAAAAATATAGAACGCTCTTGAGAGAAAATAATTGGATAATGTCAAATACTAGATTGAAAAGAGAAGAACTTTTTAGAGCATTTATATCAAAGTTTCCACCGGGTTTTTTAGAAAAGTATGAGTCACCAGTAAAAGTTGAAGGACAAAATCAATGGTTGCAAATAATGCTTACTAATTATTTGAGAAATAGTGTACATCCGTTTCGTCATTTGCTTTTACTGTATTTCTTTGATCAAGATATAGACTCGTTTTTAGAAATAAAAGAAGATGATGGTCCATTCGGTAGTGGACCATGGCCTTGTTTGAATAAAGCAGCGAAGCATTATAAAGCTTTGGTAATATCTGAAGTAAAATTGATAAGAAATAATAAAAAGGACGTTCCCGTTGGGAAATTTTCATGTTCGTGTGGTTTTGAATATACAAGGATAGGGCCAGATAATAGTGAGGAAGATAAGTGGCGTAAAAGTCGTATAACAGCCTATGGAAATGTATGGGGAGAAAAATTTAAAGAGTTAGTAAATATGAATATAAGCCGTAAAGAAATTGCGTCAGAGTTAGATGTAAGTCTAAGGACAGTTTATAAACTAATTGAACTTCAAATAACATCCCCAGAACTCACTGAAAAATATCGTGCAGAACTATTAGAGTGGAGAGAGCGCTTCCCGAATGCTAATAGAAAGCAATTTCAGACGGAGTTAAAGAAAACATTTACTTATTTATATAATCATGATAAAGAATGGCTTGATGCCAAATTCCCTTCAAAACGTGATACCTTGCATACACCGAGGAATCCCGATATTACTTTAAAAAATAATACTGAAAATCGTATTGAATACTATCGTTCCTTGTTAATAGAAGCTATACGGGAATACCCCGATGTTACACGAACAGAATTATGGAGAAAGTTCCAAAGAGCATGTACGTATCTATCTAAAAATGATAAAGAATGGTTCGATGCTAATTTACCTCGGAAACTTCAGACAACAACGATTACAAATGCAACTGACTGGGAACTGCGCGATCAAGAGTATTACCAAAAGATAAAGGAAGTTTATCCTGAATTAATGGCATTAGAAAAGCCAGTTAGGATTACAGGTACATTATTTAGTAAACGATTAAATATCTTCAACCTTTCAGTGAAAAGTTATGTGGAAAAATTGCCAAAGACTAACGAGCTACTTAATGAAATTACAGAAACAGTTCAAGAGTTTCGGATTCGACGTTGTTGTATCGTGATAGATCAAATGTTAGAAGAACATAATTACGTGACATGGGAGAAATTGAGGGAATCTTGTGCAATAGAATCTAAGAATTTTAAAAAAATTAAACCTTACTTAGAGGAATATATAAGTAAGAAGCAAAAAAAGAATTAA
- a CDS encoding ATP-binding protein, whose translation MEKVNDLILKGDFEEADYKEQVLSEYSNNPFIEALPPIFTEDDVLERFMVTPRITEQDKQSETNIRYHVLKRIKNFIQPLPIHFEVERKLSTLIRRGYLARNPLDKSFLERIRVLHELREDEKEAHKYIDERLDYIRSTADSVAIIGISGIGKTTAIERLLSMYPQVIKHQLYKNQHFNRTQIVWLKIDCPYDGSLATLCKSFFKAIDDLLGTHYLEKFGYFNRVTSTMLLYMTSLASLYGIGVLVIDEIQHLINSKNEQEEMLNFFVTLSNTVGIPTVLIGTTKAQLLFKGNFRQARRAASDGSIIWDRMVEGSEEWEFFLETLWNIQCLKEHSELSEELKKAFYEECQGITSVAVNLFILAQERVLFDDGNNDEKITPQVLRQTAKQDMKIIQPMLNAIRKNNLKAMYKYEDIMINLDDLMINHKKGTEYEGKVKDAMKERLNTLDYKRRDTIENLSVEIAALGIFTALDANDIRKLVTRTVEKNPMDIEYNQLKLQIIQQAMEMNQKQIQKVVIKEKQVVNLPLLALREKALAKKKHPYDYLKQNNFIKDPISELF comes from the coding sequence ATGGAAAAGGTAAATGACCTAATATTAAAAGGTGATTTTGAAGAGGCGGATTATAAGGAGCAAGTTTTGTCTGAATATAGTAATAATCCCTTTATTGAAGCCCTCCCACCAATTTTTACCGAAGATGATGTTTTGGAACGATTTATGGTCACACCGCGGATTACTGAACAAGATAAACAAAGTGAGACAAACATTCGTTACCATGTACTGAAACGTATAAAAAATTTCATTCAACCATTGCCCATTCATTTTGAAGTTGAACGCAAGTTATCAACCTTAATCCGTAGAGGATACTTAGCTCGTAATCCTTTGGATAAATCTTTTTTAGAACGTATTCGAGTGTTGCACGAGTTACGAGAAGATGAAAAAGAGGCTCATAAATACATCGATGAACGGTTGGACTATATACGTTCAACTGCAGATAGTGTAGCGATTATTGGTATATCTGGTATTGGTAAAACCACTGCAATTGAACGCTTGCTATCAATGTATCCTCAAGTCATTAAGCATCAGCTATACAAAAATCAACATTTTAATCGAACTCAAATTGTTTGGTTAAAAATAGATTGCCCTTATGATGGGAGCTTAGCTACATTATGCAAGAGTTTCTTTAAAGCTATTGATGATTTACTAGGTACACACTATCTGGAGAAGTTTGGGTATTTCAATCGAGTAACATCAACAATGCTATTGTATATGACTTCACTCGCGAGTTTGTATGGTATTGGTGTATTGGTAATTGACGAAATACAGCATCTTATAAATTCAAAAAATGAGCAAGAGGAAATGTTGAACTTCTTTGTTACATTGTCTAATACAGTAGGTATACCAACAGTATTAATTGGAACCACTAAGGCACAACTTTTGTTCAAAGGAAACTTCCGACAAGCACGTCGGGCAGCAAGTGATGGGTCGATTATTTGGGACCGCATGGTTGAAGGTAGCGAGGAATGGGAATTTTTTTTAGAAACCCTTTGGAATATACAATGTTTAAAAGAACACTCAGAGCTGTCTGAAGAACTTAAAAAAGCTTTTTATGAAGAGTGTCAAGGCATTACTTCTGTGGCTGTAAATTTATTTATTCTTGCACAAGAACGGGTGTTATTTGATGACGGAAATAATGATGAGAAAATAACCCCACAGGTCCTTAGACAAACTGCAAAACAGGATATGAAAATTATTCAACCAATGCTTAATGCCATTCGTAAAAATAATTTAAAGGCAATGTATAAATATGAGGATATTATGATTAATCTTGACGACCTCATGATTAATCATAAGAAAGGTACTGAATATGAAGGTAAAGTTAAAGATGCGATGAAAGAGCGTTTAAACACATTAGATTATAAACGTCGAGATACGATTGAAAATTTAAGTGTTGAAATAGCTGCTTTAGGGATTTTTACTGCTTTGGATGCAAATGATATACGGAAATTAGTTACAAGGACTGTTGAGAAAAATCCTATGGATATAGAATATAATCAATTAAAGCTGCAAATTATTCAACAGGCTATGGAAATGAATCAAAAACAGATCCAGAAGGTTGTTATAAAAGAAAAACAAGTGGTCAATTTGCCATTATTAGCTTTAAGGGAAAAAGCTTTGGCAAAGAAAAAGCATCCGTATGATTATTTAAAACAAAACAACTTTATTAAAGATCCAATTAGTGAACTATTCTAA